Proteins encoded by one window of Astatotilapia calliptera chromosome 13, fAstCal1.2, whole genome shotgun sequence:
- the LOC113034767 gene encoding leucine zipper putative tumor suppressor 2 homolog, translating to MALVQALPLTVSDHPNPGLDIQQCRPLSSHSPSGPCSGPCGHCTSDTAMGSVSSLISGRTYQERHCRAASEFNTKPRRSTPATSCFRLQDNTLRSGSSLEQLLVISNRTEPQAQVLPPPLPTKKQPRPGNSAGTGGGVTVAGTVGGVGGSTNGNFGYVSKEVVVGDWNDNLVLTAASPCSDSEDQKDNRTLNGNIGGPPPKLIPVSGQLEKNMEKVLIRPTAFKPVVPKNRHSVQYLSPRPGASTLSEASLNLLLPHGGSSSASGTSGNGGSSSSNSEGKCNSYTGGRNARSSQSCSMSDSGRNSLSSLPTHSSTGYSLAPSEGSSAGSGSGGQLEPVSGISRNTSGGGGSHGHSNSDSGRSSSSKSTGSGSLSGRGQPLSDSGSCGHSPPPVEGYEAVVRELEEKLRERDLELQQLRENLDENEAAICQVYEEKQRRCEREMEELRQSCATKMKQASQKAQRAQQVLQLQVFQLQQEKKKLQEDFSSLLQDRETLERRCATIQREQTQLGPRLEETKWEVCQKSGEISLLKQQLKEIQSELSQKAGDIVVLKAQLREARSELQASQIRSQEAQTALRTRSLELEVCENELQRRKSEAELLREKVSRLEEETARLRDALTGHSGPALPGNVAMKGQCMSLTLQQGRAVAGRGGPSPSVYRNGEETHLVWGGESDEAKAQRQNAETVLGLRQQVDRLKAELMYERRTGEEQLSRFDEERRVWQEEKEKVIHYQKQLQQNYIQMYRRNRDLERVMRELSLELENRDMEDYEVRSGSNDIHFEEITATEI from the exons ATGGCTCTGGTTCAGGCACTACCCCTGACCGTGAGTGACCACCCGAATCCAGGCCTCGACATCCAGCAGTGCCGGCCGCTATCATCCCATTCCCCCTCAGGtccctgctctggcccctgtgGGCACTGCACCTCTGACACAGCCATGGGGTCAGTGAGTAGTCTCATATCAGGCCGGACGTACCAAGAGAGACACTGCAGGGCTGCCAGCGAATTCAACACCAAGCCACGCCGCTCCACGCCAGCTACCAGCTGCTTCCGGCTCCAGGATAATACCCTCCGCAGTGGGAGCTCCCTGGAGCAGCTGCTGGTTATCAGCAACAGAACAGAGCCTCAGGCCCAGGTTCTGCCTCCACCGCTTCCCACAAAGAAGCAGCCACGGCCTGGAAACTCTGCTGGGACAGGAGGGGGTGTAACGGTTGCTGGAACAGTAGGCGGTGTCGGTGGCAGCACTAATGGGAACTTTGGGTATGTGAGCAAGGAGGTGGTGGTTGGAGACTGGAACGACAACCTGGTGCTGACTGCTGCAAGCCCCTGCAGCGACTCAGAGGACCAAAAAGACAACAGGACTCTAAATGGGAACATTGGTGGACCTCCTCCCAAACTCATCCCAGTGTCTGGACAGCTGGAGAAG AACATGGAGAAAGTGCTGATCCGTCCTACAGCGTTCAAGCCTGTCGTTCCCAAGAATCGGCACTCCGTACAGTATCTTTCGCCACGGCCAGGTGCCAGCACTCTGTCGGAGGCCAGCCTCAACCTTCTGCTGCCCCATGGAGGATCCAGCAGTGCCAGCGGTACAAGCGGGAATGGTGGAAGCAGCAGTTCCAACTCTGAAGGGAAGTGCAACTCCTACACCGGTGGTCGCAATGCTCGGAGCAGTCAGTCCTGCTCCATGTCAGATTCAGGGAGGAACTCGCTCTCCAGCCTCCCTACTCACAGCAGCACAGGTTACAGTTTGGCTCCCAGTGAGGGCTCCAGTGCTGGTTCTGGGTCAGGAGGCCAGCTGGAGCCTGTGTCGGGCATCAGCCGAAATACTTCTGGTGGAGGCGGGAGTCACGGTCACAGTAACTCAGACAGTGGACGTTCCTCGTCCAGCAAGAGCACAGGCTCGGGGTCACTTAGTGGGCGCGGGCAGCCCCTGTCAGACAGTGGGTCCTGTGGCCACTCTCCACCCCCCGTGGAGGGTTACGAGGCCGTGGTGCGGGAGCTCGAGGAGAAGCTGAGGGAACGGGACCTggagctccagcagctcagaGAAAATCTGGACGAGAATGAAGCTGCCATCTGCCAG GTGTATGAAGAGAAGCAGCGCCGCTGTGAAAgagagatggaggagctgagacagagcTGTGCCACGAAGATGAAGCAGGCCTCTCAGAAGGCACAGAGAGCACAGCAGGTGCTTCAATTACAG GTATTTCAGCTAcagcaggagaaaaagaagcTACAGGAGGACTTCTCCTCTCTGCTGCAGGACAGAGAGACACTGGAAAGGAGGTGCGCCACAATCCAGAGGGAGCAGACCCAACTAGGGCCACGTCTGGAGGAGACAAAGTGGGAG GTATGTCAAAAGTCAGGAGAGATCTCTCTCCTGAAGCAGCAGCTTAAGGAGATCCAGTCGGAGCTCAGCCAGAAGGCAGGAGACATTGTGGTCTTGAAGGCCCAGCTTAGAGAAGCTCGCTCTGAGCTGCAAGCCAGCCAGATTCGATCCCAGGAGGCCCAGACTGCTCTGCGGACGCGGTCACTGGAGCTGGAGGTCTGCGAAAATGAACTCCAGAGGCGCAAGAGTGAAGCTGAGCTGCTCCGGGAGAAAGTGAGCCGTTTGGAAGAGGAGACAGCCCGGCTACGTGACGCTCTGACCGGTCACAGCGGACCTGCTCTGCCTGGAAATGTAGCCATGAAGGGGCAATGCATGAGTCTGACGCTGCAACAGGGTAGAGCTGTGGCAGGAAGGGGAGGTCCCAGTCCCTCTGTGTACCGCAACGGAGAGGAGACTCATCTGGTCTGGGGTGGAGAGAGCGATGAAGCCAAGGCTCAGAGGCAGAATGCAGAAACAGTGTTGGGACTCAGGCAACAG GTTGATAGGCTGAAGGCTGAGCTCATGTATGAGAGGAGGACTGGTGAGGAGCAGCTGTCACGTTTCGACGAAGAGAGGCGGGTGtggcaggaggaaaaggagaag